In the genome of Quercus robur chromosome 3, dhQueRobu3.1, whole genome shotgun sequence, one region contains:
- the LOC126718849 gene encoding uncharacterized protein LOC126718849, with amino-acid sequence MIIIINLCLMRMAGNTLHLLLIILILVFSNFFFLDAVPILPRGRSLLHASQDIVASRSIHRASTKQYEEEELTHGRNDLEFTDYPGSGANNHHTPTPPAVKV; translated from the exons ATGATTATCATCATTAACTTGTGTTTAATGAGAATGGCAGGCAATACCCTTCATCTACTTTTGATCATATTGATATTGGTTTTCTCCAACTTTTTCTTCTTGGATGCTGTCCCAATATTACCAA GAGGAAGAAGTCTATTGCATGCTAGTCAAGATATTGTAGCTTCTAGGAGTATTCACAGG GCTAGCACAAAGCAATATGAGGAAGAAGAGCTCACCCATGGCAGGAATGATTTGGAATTCACTGATTATCCAGGATCAGGAGCTAATAACCACCACACTCCAACGCCACCAGCAGTGAAAGTCTAA